The proteins below come from a single Dinghuibacter silviterrae genomic window:
- a CDS encoding tetratricopeptide repeat protein, whose translation MRVSLVAAALILGKATFAQSVEDGKRFLYYERYQSAKDAFQKALAGKPNDGEITFWLGQAEMGLKDSVGAKDLYQKVSTNTNDPWALICAGELELKDGKNADARNHFETAISLTKARDANVLAGVAKVNIDVPSGDANYAIEKLNQAIEREKKHVESALYVALGDAYAKLIDGGNAVTNYNNALQADPKYAAAHYKIGLIYETQRNPTQYVPEYEAAIQADPNFAPAYYRLYVHYYSRDVEKSKDYLTQYTAHADPGPLVDQANVDILYASQHFQEAIDKSKALLPNTPDAFKPHYYKLMAYSDDSLRSYNDAKTNIDTYFSHPDDSLTAKNYQEAAHIYYKGGFSQDSIFAFLRKAIAMDTLQANKDAYVQYAAALSDSLHDPVQKAYWVGQVYLMDKEPNPNDLYNWGSQLFTTADTLRARDVQATGISNPYYIKADSVFGMYIDKFPNYSVYGYYWRARANWALDTAMDKGLAVPYFEKMITTATSSKDSATFVQQIEVGLQYMIQYYFKKKDYKNALDYINKFLVYDPTNETFKHYKDVLEKYFARQTGGGGKSGK comes from the coding sequence ATGAGAGTCAGCTTAGTTGCGGCAGCGCTGATCCTGGGTAAAGCCACCTTTGCCCAGAGCGTGGAGGATGGCAAGCGATTCCTGTATTACGAACGGTATCAAAGTGCAAAGGATGCCTTTCAAAAGGCATTGGCGGGCAAGCCGAATGACGGGGAGATCACCTTCTGGCTGGGTCAGGCTGAAATGGGTTTGAAAGATTCTGTGGGGGCAAAGGACCTGTATCAGAAGGTCTCTACCAATACCAATGATCCCTGGGCGCTGATCTGTGCCGGGGAACTGGAGTTGAAGGATGGCAAGAACGCAGATGCCCGCAACCACTTCGAGACGGCGATCAGCCTGACGAAGGCGAGGGACGCCAATGTGCTGGCCGGGGTGGCAAAGGTCAATATCGACGTGCCGTCCGGTGATGCCAACTATGCCATCGAAAAACTGAACCAGGCGATCGAGCGGGAAAAGAAGCACGTAGAGTCCGCCCTGTACGTTGCCTTGGGGGACGCCTATGCGAAGCTGATCGACGGTGGGAACGCCGTTACCAATTATAACAACGCCTTGCAGGCCGACCCGAAGTATGCCGCCGCACACTACAAGATCGGGTTGATCTACGAAACACAGCGGAACCCCACGCAGTACGTGCCTGAGTACGAAGCTGCCATCCAGGCCGATCCGAACTTCGCTCCGGCTTACTACCGGCTGTATGTCCACTACTATTCCAGGGACGTAGAGAAGTCGAAAGACTACCTGACACAGTATACCGCACACGCCGATCCGGGACCCCTGGTAGACCAGGCCAACGTGGATATTCTGTATGCCAGCCAGCACTTTCAGGAAGCCATCGACAAGAGCAAGGCGTTACTGCCCAACACTCCGGACGCCTTTAAGCCGCACTATTACAAGCTGATGGCGTATTCGGACGATTCCCTGAGGAGCTATAACGATGCCAAGACCAATATCGACACGTATTTCAGCCATCCGGACGACAGCCTGACGGCAAAGAACTACCAGGAGGCGGCGCATATCTATTACAAGGGCGGGTTTAGCCAGGACTCTATTTTCGCCTTCCTGAGAAAGGCCATTGCCATGGACACGCTGCAAGCCAACAAGGACGCCTACGTCCAATACGCCGCGGCCCTGTCGGATTCGCTGCACGATCCTGTTCAAAAGGCTTACTGGGTCGGCCAGGTCTACCTGATGGACAAAGAGCCAAACCCCAACGACCTGTACAACTGGGGCAGCCAGCTGTTTACGACGGCAGATACCCTCCGCGCAAGGGACGTACAGGCGACCGGGATCTCCAATCCCTACTACATAAAGGCGGACAGCGTCTTTGGTATGTACATTGACAAGTTCCCCAACTACTCCGTATACGGTTATTATTGGAGGGCCCGCGCCAACTGGGCCCTGGATACGGCCATGGACAAAGGGCTTGCCGTGCCTTATTTCGAGAAAATGATCACCACTGCCACCTCTTCCAAAGACTCCGCTACCTTCGTTCAGCAGATCGAGGTAGGGTTGCAGTACATGATCCAGTATTATTTCAAGAAGAAGGACTATAAGAACGCCCTGGACTACATCAATAAATTCCTGGTGTACGATCCGA
- a CDS encoding PstS family phosphate ABC transporter substrate-binding protein — protein sequence MVSCKQQGGEAGLEKPADSLSAGRINISVDESFRPVMEEELKVFRSSNPRADIRVSYKPEAECLKDLQQDSVRMVFVTRELTQEEEAYYKDRLKYDPVYEVLAYDAVAVLVNRTAPDSVFTREEVADILRGKGGKMAYTPVFDGLNATSTIRFAMDSILKGGAFDPGHVFAASNSTGVIEYVASHPDAMGFVGVDWIGNPEDTLQAGYRDRVRITAIRCDECPGKPYVAPTQEKILTKSYPFTRGLYYIKKENYDGLGTGFVDFLKYQRGQLIFRRAYLVPAIMAFIVRDAKVQ from the coding sequence ATGGTTTCATGTAAACAGCAAGGCGGGGAAGCGGGGTTGGAAAAGCCTGCGGATTCCCTTTCGGCGGGCAGGATCAACATCAGCGTGGATGAGTCTTTCAGACCGGTGATGGAAGAAGAACTGAAAGTATTCCGGTCGTCCAATCCGAGAGCGGATATCCGGGTGTCGTATAAGCCGGAAGCGGAATGTCTGAAAGACCTGCAACAGGACAGCGTCCGGATGGTTTTTGTAACCCGGGAGCTGACGCAGGAAGAAGAAGCCTATTATAAGGATAGATTGAAATATGATCCGGTTTACGAAGTACTGGCTTACGACGCTGTGGCCGTCCTTGTAAACCGAACCGCCCCCGATTCCGTATTCACAAGAGAGGAGGTTGCCGACATCCTCCGGGGGAAGGGCGGGAAAATGGCTTATACGCCTGTCTTCGACGGGTTGAATGCCACTTCGACGATTCGCTTTGCCATGGATTCGATCCTGAAAGGGGGTGCCTTTGACCCCGGCCACGTATTTGCTGCTTCCAATAGTACGGGGGTAATCGAATATGTTGCGTCCCACCCGGATGCGATGGGATTTGTCGGGGTCGATTGGATCGGGAACCCGGAGGATACCCTCCAGGCAGGTTACCGGGATAGGGTCCGGATCACCGCGATCCGGTGTGACGAGTGCCCTGGAAAACCCTATGTCGCACCTACCCAGGAGAAGATTTTAACAAAAAGTTATCCTTTCACCCGTGGTTTATATTACATAAAGAAGGAAAATTATGACGGGTTGGGGACTGGATTTGTGGACTTTTTGAAATACCAGAGGGGTCAGCTGATTTTCAGGAGGGCTTATCTGGTACCGGCAATTATGGCGTTTATCGTCCGGGACGCCAAGGTGCAGTAG
- a CDS encoding energy transducer TonB, whose product MMLNQNTLHGDVLDILFANRNKQYGAYLLRRTYPDRLKRSIGLMLGAVVLLSAGFLWKQRGHKIELPLERRPIVEITIQPPPADPKPIEKPIVQRVHRTVAPPQAAPPVVTTPFTPLKLVDKVDPTKALPDMPTLDNKQIGPVAAPGPATGVVQPGGGTAATGGGNKGDEGVYDLKVIEKMPEFPGGEEALRRFFMRYLQTPDDMEEGAQVRVVIRFVVGKDGSLSAYAVEKSGGEVFDAEVIRVLKKMPKWTPGIQNGHPVSVYFNLPVTFMHP is encoded by the coding sequence ATGATGCTCAACCAAAACACACTCCACGGGGATGTGCTGGACATCCTTTTTGCCAACCGTAACAAGCAATACGGGGCTTATCTTCTGAGAAGAACCTATCCGGACCGGCTCAAACGTAGTATCGGCCTTATGTTGGGCGCGGTGGTGTTGTTGTCGGCGGGGTTTTTGTGGAAACAGCGGGGGCACAAGATTGAGCTTCCCCTTGAACGCAGGCCCATTGTTGAGATTACCATTCAACCGCCGCCGGCCGATCCCAAACCGATCGAGAAACCGATCGTGCAGCGGGTGCACCGGACAGTTGCCCCACCGCAAGCTGCTCCGCCGGTAGTGACGACGCCGTTCACGCCATTGAAGCTGGTGGACAAAGTGGATCCCACTAAGGCCTTACCAGACATGCCCACGCTGGATAATAAGCAGATCGGTCCGGTGGCGGCCCCGGGCCCGGCAACGGGTGTGGTGCAACCCGGCGGCGGGACAGCAGCGACAGGCGGCGGGAACAAGGGAGATGAGGGAGTCTATGACCTGAAGGTCATCGAAAAAATGCCCGAATTCCCAGGCGGTGAGGAAGCGTTGCGGCGTTTCTTTATGCGCTACCTCCAGACGCCGGATGACATGGAGGAAGGCGCCCAGGTGCGGGTGGTGATCCGGTTTGTGGTTGGGAAGGACGGCAGTCTAAGCGCATACGCCGTGGAAAAGAGCGGGGGAGAGGTGTTTGACGCGGAGGTCATCCGGGTACTGAAAAAAATGCCGAAATGGACCCCGGGTATCCAAAACGGCCATCCGGTATCGGTATATTTTAATTTGCCGGTGACCTTTATGCATCCTTGA
- a CDS encoding low molecular weight protein-tyrosine-phosphatase, which translates to MRVLMVCLGNICRSPLAEGILQHQAGEAGLSMQVDSAGTAGYHIGEAPHRLSQKVARMNGIDIGRHKGRQFHKEDMDRFDRIYVMDSENYNDVRRAAGDKWDPSKVDLLLNELYPGENRAVPDPWYGEEDGYHAVYSMVDKACQNIIKKYS; encoded by the coding sequence ATGCGCGTATTAATGGTATGCTTAGGCAACATTTGCAGAAGTCCCCTGGCAGAAGGGATTTTACAACACCAGGCCGGAGAAGCCGGTCTGAGCATGCAGGTGGACAGTGCCGGCACGGCGGGTTATCACATCGGGGAGGCCCCGCACCGGCTCTCCCAGAAGGTGGCCAGGATGAACGGGATCGATATCGGCCGTCACAAAGGCCGCCAGTTCCACAAGGAGGATATGGACCGGTTCGACCGTATATACGTGATGGACAGCGAAAACTACAACGACGTCCGCCGCGCCGCGGGTGATAAATGGGATCCATCCAAGGTAGACCTACTCCTCAACGAACTTTATCCCGGGGAAAACCGGGCCGTACCCGATCCCTGGTACGGCGAAGAAGACGGCTATCACGCCGTGTACAGCATGGTCGATAAAGCCTGCCAGAATATTATTAAGAAGTACAGCTAA